The following are from one region of the Kineococcus aurantiacus genome:
- a CDS encoding sigma-54-dependent Fis family transcriptional regulator has translation MTSSVSEGTTSGGGGIVVPGAGELSNSTVHALRERFLSDPRGTDLSGLRPVIARSWLRSLACNVNAAGSLLQLFAPHADEQLLLAAEPVLSELERLCSDAGGSVVLTDAEGTVAVFRGDAAELRRAERLFPTVGGRMGEDLVGTNSDGTALEEGEAVQVWGPEHFNEALQTSYCTSVPVRDPVRRSIRGVLGVMLPEHVARSANAKSMLLLVTGAAAEITRRLAERLSAREQALMAEYMREVRKRGADAVVAMDDRMTIASRTALSVFDQSDFAVLAALAREAETTQNPLQRSVTVSAGREVTLQVRPMNFGDLGASAAAVVRVQWPSAAATVPLSAKRTTRSTPFEDFVGTTRGLRRALDAAATAASRRMPAYVVGEQGTGKLRLAEGVARLLAEQVEVVDLRATRQQLPSVDDLDRTLERGAAVVLHRVDRCSPEYRDELVALLSLLEQPQILVTSNAVTDHVLPIVSALRGIEITLPPLRERREDITALAEHFLRERGTSVTRLSAKLRSALVAADWPGNVHQLREVVASMSLDRPGEEARLADLSDVHLRSLATSPLTRLEEAELQQIRLALAEANGNRLRAARLLGIGRSTLYRKIESYEGRGFDLELG, from the coding sequence ATGACTTCTTCGGTGTCCGAGGGGACGACCAGTGGGGGCGGCGGCATCGTGGTCCCGGGCGCGGGTGAGCTGTCCAACAGCACGGTCCACGCCCTGCGCGAGCGGTTCCTCAGCGACCCGCGAGGCACTGACCTCAGTGGCCTGCGCCCCGTCATCGCCCGGTCCTGGCTGCGCAGCCTGGCCTGCAACGTCAACGCCGCCGGCTCCCTCCTGCAGCTCTTCGCCCCGCACGCCGACGAACAACTGCTGCTGGCCGCCGAACCGGTGCTCAGCGAGCTCGAGCGCTTGTGCTCGGACGCCGGCGGTTCGGTCGTCCTGACCGACGCCGAAGGCACCGTCGCGGTCTTCCGCGGCGACGCCGCCGAGCTGCGGCGCGCCGAGCGGCTCTTCCCGACGGTCGGGGGCCGCATGGGGGAGGACCTGGTCGGCACCAACTCCGACGGAACCGCGCTGGAAGAGGGTGAGGCCGTTCAGGTCTGGGGCCCGGAGCACTTCAACGAGGCGCTGCAGACGAGCTACTGCACGTCCGTCCCGGTCCGCGACCCCGTCCGGCGTTCGATCCGCGGCGTGCTGGGGGTGATGCTGCCCGAGCACGTCGCCCGGTCCGCCAACGCCAAGTCCATGCTGCTTCTGGTCACCGGCGCCGCCGCGGAGATCACCCGCCGCCTCGCCGAGCGGCTCTCGGCCCGTGAGCAGGCACTCATGGCCGAGTACATGCGTGAGGTGCGCAAACGCGGAGCCGACGCCGTGGTGGCGATGGACGACCGCATGACCATCGCCAGCCGGACCGCGCTCAGCGTGTTCGACCAGAGCGACTTCGCCGTGCTGGCGGCCCTGGCCCGAGAGGCCGAGACCACCCAGAACCCCCTTCAACGCAGCGTGACCGTCAGCGCCGGTCGCGAGGTCACCCTGCAGGTCAGGCCGATGAACTTCGGGGACCTGGGGGCCTCGGCGGCGGCTGTGGTACGCGTGCAGTGGCCCAGCGCCGCCGCAACCGTCCCGCTCAGCGCCAAGCGCACGACGCGCTCGACCCCCTTCGAGGACTTCGTGGGCACCACCCGCGGCTTGCGCCGGGCGCTGGACGCCGCGGCGACCGCCGCCAGCAGGCGCATGCCGGCCTACGTGGTCGGGGAGCAGGGAACCGGCAAGCTGCGGCTGGCCGAGGGCGTCGCCAGGCTGCTTGCCGAGCAGGTCGAGGTCGTCGACCTGCGGGCCACTCGACAGCAGCTACCGTCGGTCGACGACCTGGACCGCACGCTCGAGCGGGGCGCAGCGGTCGTGCTGCACCGCGTGGACCGGTGCAGCCCGGAGTACCGCGACGAGCTGGTCGCCCTGCTCAGCTTGCTGGAGCAGCCGCAGATCCTCGTCACTTCCAACGCGGTCACGGACCACGTCCTGCCCATCGTCTCGGCGCTGCGCGGCATCGAGATCACGCTGCCTCCCCTGCGGGAACGCCGCGAGGACATCACGGCGCTCGCCGAGCACTTCCTGCGCGAGCGCGGCACGTCGGTGACCCGCCTGTCGGCCAAGCTGCGTAGCGCGCTGGTCGCCGCCGACTGGCCCGGGAACGTCCACCAGCTGCGGGAGGTGGTCGCCTCGATGTCGCTGGACCGTCCGGGTGAGGAGGCCCGGCTCGCGGACCTGTCCGACGTCCACCTGCGGTCGTTGGCGACATCACCTCTGACGCGGCTGGAGGAGGCGGAGCTGCAGCAGATCAGGCTGGCACTGGCCGAGGCCAACGGCAACCGTCTGCGTGCCGCACGGCTGCTGGGCATCGGACGTTCCACCTTGTACCGCAAGATCGAGTCCTACGAGGGGCGCGGGTTCGACCTGGAGCTGGGGTGA
- a CDS encoding aldehyde dehydrogenase family protein has translation MSTTIEAHTQEAFAAAVAQQRAAEHPTVPHVVDGEELFTGALLRREDPSHPGLTVSACHDAPAELVTRAIAASRRAQREWRRVPLAERVERVRRAIPFVEARLDEWAVRVALETGKPHAGARGEGAEVLEILRFYTRYAAAPKSFEDVRETDPSGAANDSVLKPYGVFGVITPFNYPIVQAAGPTVGALLAGNGVVIKTSHHGPWSGHAVHELCQAMDLPTGLVNVVHGADEPGRALAASDVDGISFTGSVAVGQSIVRAFAASAYYRPVIAEMGGKNPVVVTDTADLELAADGIVFSAFDLSGQKCSALSRVLVTPGARDRLVDLVEDRVRELKASDPIDADAFSGPVISTESITRYERVLAAARAQDFRITTGTVADGDGYFVPATVVSGVPADHDLATVEHFLPLLTISEVATFEEGLRVANATDMGLTAGVYTGELEEARRFLDEIEAGCVDVNVPGHATTGWWPGPQTFGGWKGSGTTGKQTLGKWYFQQFARQQARKVSADLADLLTY, from the coding sequence ATGTCCACGACCATCGAGGCTCACACCCAGGAGGCGTTCGCGGCTGCGGTCGCGCAGCAGCGCGCCGCCGAGCACCCGACCGTCCCCCACGTCGTCGACGGCGAGGAGTTGTTCACCGGGGCTCTCCTGCGCCGGGAGGACCCCAGCCACCCCGGACTGACCGTCAGCGCCTGCCACGACGCGCCGGCCGAGCTGGTCACCCGGGCCATCGCCGCCAGCCGGCGGGCGCAGCGCGAGTGGCGCCGCGTCCCGCTGGCCGAGCGCGTCGAGCGCGTCCGGCGTGCCATCCCCTTCGTCGAGGCCCGCCTCGATGAGTGGGCGGTGCGCGTGGCCCTGGAGACCGGCAAGCCCCACGCGGGTGCCAGGGGCGAGGGCGCGGAGGTCCTGGAGATCCTGCGCTTTTACACGCGGTACGCCGCCGCGCCGAAGTCTTTCGAGGACGTCCGCGAGACCGACCCCTCGGGGGCGGCCAACGACTCGGTGCTCAAGCCCTACGGCGTCTTCGGTGTGATCACCCCCTTCAACTACCCGATCGTGCAGGCGGCCGGTCCCACCGTGGGCGCTCTGCTCGCGGGCAACGGCGTGGTGATCAAGACCTCTCATCACGGGCCCTGGTCCGGCCACGCGGTGCACGAGTTGTGCCAGGCGATGGACCTGCCCACCGGCTTGGTCAACGTCGTCCACGGCGCGGACGAGCCGGGCCGTGCGTTGGCGGCCTCCGACGTGGACGGGATCAGCTTCACCGGCTCGGTCGCGGTGGGGCAGTCCATCGTCCGCGCTTTCGCGGCCAGCGCCTACTACCGCCCGGTCATCGCCGAGATGGGCGGTAAGAACCCCGTCGTGGTCACCGACACCGCTGACCTGGAACTGGCCGCGGACGGCATCGTCTTCTCCGCCTTCGACCTCAGCGGGCAGAAGTGCAGCGCGCTCTCGCGGGTCCTGGTGACCCCCGGCGCCCGTGACCGCCTGGTGGACCTCGTTGAGGACCGGGTCCGCGAGCTGAAGGCGTCCGACCCGATCGACGCCGACGCCTTCAGCGGCCCGGTGATCTCCACCGAGTCCATCACGCGCTACGAGCGCGTCCTAGCGGCGGCGCGCGCCCAGGACTTCCGGATCACCACCGGCACGGTGGCGGACGGCGACGGCTACTTCGTGCCTGCCACGGTGGTCTCCGGGGTCCCCGCCGACCATGACCTGGCCACCGTCGAGCACTTCCTGCCGCTGCTGACCATCAGCGAGGTCGCCACCTTCGAAGAAGGTCTGCGCGTCGCGAACGCCACCGACATGGGCCTGACCGCAGGGGTCTACACCGGCGAGCTGGAGGAGGCCCGCCGGTTCCTGGACGAGATCGAAGCCGGCTGCGTCGACGTGAACGTCCCCGGTCACGCCACCACGGGGTGGTGGCCCGGTCCGCAGACCTTCGGCGGCTGGAAGGGAAGCGGCACCACGGGCAAGCAGACGCTGGGAAAGTGGTACTTCCAGCAGTTCGCGCGTCAGCAGGCTCGCAAGGTCTCCGCTGACCTCGCGGACCTGCTCACGTACTGA
- a CDS encoding SDR family oxidoreductase has protein sequence MKTPMVSGFFDEAFLTDAEAQRKYQPSGLIEAEEVAEVAVFLVSDESRKMTGSAVMVDGGYTAL, from the coding sequence GTGAAGACCCCGATGGTGTCGGGGTTCTTCGACGAGGCGTTTCTCACCGACGCCGAGGCACAGCGGAAGTATCAGCCGTCGGGCCTGATCGAGGCCGAGGAGGTGGCCGAGGTGGCCGTCTTCCTCGTCTCGGACGAGTCGCGCAAGATGACCGGCTCAGCGGTGATGGTCGACGGCGGGTACACCGCGCTGTGA
- a CDS encoding SDR family NAD(P)-dependent oxidoreductase, which yields MSTGTTPGHGADPATVGGPGLRVCVRSGQSGASTSGSITPATRGRRRGSDEDRTEPGQGPGRGVGRARTTRGQGRDRHGSGAGQGAATVRALLRNVAQVMAADIDAASLQRLQAEDARAATFVCDVSRRSQVEALVAAAEQQFGGLHAMLNCAGYLRAASLLEASEEMLDRIVDINLKGVFYGCQAAVPALRRSGGGAIVNWSSVNSVVAEPNTSAYSATKGAVLMITK from the coding sequence ATGTCGACGGGAACGACGCCGGGGCACGGCGCCGATCCCGCGACGGTAGGCGGTCCGGGACTGCGGGTCTGTGTCAGATCCGGACAGTCGGGCGCTTCCACGTCGGGAAGCATCACGCCGGCGACGAGGGGCAGACGACGAGGGTCAGACGAGGACCGGACAGAGCCCGGGCAAGGGCCAGGACGAGGAGTGGGACGTGCGCGCACGACTCGAGGGCAAGGTCGCGATCGTCACGGGAGCGGGGCCGGACAGGGGGCGGCGACCGTCCGCGCACTGCTGCGGAATGTGGCGCAGGTCATGGCGGCAGACATTGACGCCGCAAGCCTGCAGCGGTTGCAGGCCGAGGACGCCCGCGCCGCCACGTTCGTCTGCGACGTCAGCCGGCGATCCCAGGTCGAGGCGCTGGTCGCCGCTGCCGAACAGCAGTTCGGCGGTCTGCACGCCATGCTCAACTGCGCCGGCTATCTGCGCGCGGCGTCGCTGCTGGAGGCCAGCGAGGAAATGCTCGACCGGATCGTCGACATCAACCTCAAGGGCGTCTTCTACGGGTGTCAGGCGGCGGTCCCGGCCTTGCGGCGCAGCGGGGGAGGCGCGATCGTCAACTGGAGCTCGGTGAACTCCGTGGTCGCCGAGCCGAACACCTCGGCCTACTCGGCCACCAAGGGTGCCGTCCTGATGATCACCAAGTAG
- a CDS encoding glucose 1-dehydrogenase, giving the protein MGRVQDKVTIITGAARGQGESHARLFAQEGAKVLLTDVLDEQGEQVAAALRAAGHDVHYTSLNVSSEEGWAAVVAEAEHRWGRIDVLINNAGIVGTMKSVADELLEGWQKMTAINQQGVFLGIKFAAPVIERTGGGAIVNTCSINGTVGNPGGFSYQASKGAVKMMTRAAAMEYADRGVRVNSVSPGLVMTHMAEQEGAESNREFSEATPMKRAAQPLEVSYGVLYLASDEASYVTGADLLIDGGYTAQ; this is encoded by the coding sequence GTGGGCCGCGTTCAGGACAAGGTCACCATCATCACGGGTGCTGCGAGGGGGCAGGGGGAGTCACATGCCCGCCTGTTCGCCCAGGAAGGCGCGAAGGTCCTGCTCACTGACGTCCTCGACGAGCAGGGTGAGCAGGTCGCCGCGGCGCTGCGGGCCGCCGGCCACGACGTGCACTACACGAGCCTGAACGTCTCCTCCGAGGAGGGCTGGGCGGCGGTCGTCGCGGAAGCAGAACACCGCTGGGGCCGGATCGACGTCCTGATCAACAACGCCGGGATCGTTGGCACCATGAAGTCGGTCGCCGACGAGCTGCTGGAGGGCTGGCAGAAGATGACGGCCATCAACCAGCAGGGCGTCTTCCTCGGTATCAAGTTCGCCGCGCCGGTCATCGAACGCACCGGCGGCGGTGCCATCGTCAACACTTGTTCCATCAACGGGACGGTCGGCAACCCCGGTGGTTTCTCCTACCAGGCCTCCAAGGGGGCAGTGAAGATGATGACCCGTGCGGCGGCCATGGAGTACGCCGACCGCGGCGTTCGGGTGAACTCCGTTTCCCCCGGTCTGGTCATGACGCACATGGCCGAGCAGGAGGGGGCCGAGTCCAACCGCGAGTTCAGCGAGGCCACGCCCATGAAGCGCGCCGCCCAGCCGCTCGAGGTGAGCTACGGGGTCCTCTACCTGGCCTCGGACGAGGCCAGCTACGTCACCGGGGCGGACCTGCTCATCGACGGTGGGTACACGGCCCAGT